The Spiroplasma clarkii genome has a window encoding:
- a CDS encoding type III pantothenate kinase — protein MKILMIDVGNTTADFRVWDSQTKTITKLTRPLTNSVATDSPKQIVQLLKDQEIVINKILYVSVVPVWNDLIRELAVLLKVEVFNVRNLVDLESEIFAIDNSAKIGADFICNYFAARKMYNLENGVIVSMGTATTFLVVQDACIVGTIIAPGLTTALNGLISNAALLQNFHYEKSDKIIGKNTVDAINLGAYNAHLWMTTAVINNLRKNFKIGQVIYTGGNSLVFETEIANGLGKFNEQLIFEGIVAIAKNITN, from the coding sequence ATGAAAATACTTATGATTGATGTTGGGAATACTACTGCTGATTTTAGAGTTTGAGATTCCCAAACTAAAACCATCACCAAATTAACTAGACCACTAACAAATTCAGTGGCAACTGACTCACCAAAACAGATAGTTCAACTTTTAAAAGATCAAGAAATTGTTATTAACAAAATTCTTTATGTTTCAGTTGTTCCAGTTTGAAATGATTTAATTCGTGAACTGGCTGTCCTTTTAAAAGTTGAAGTGTTTAATGTGAGAAACTTAGTTGACCTAGAATCTGAAATTTTTGCAATTGATAACTCTGCTAAAATTGGAGCAGACTTTATTTGTAATTATTTTGCTGCTCGTAAAATGTATAACTTAGAAAATGGTGTCATTGTCTCAATGGGCACTGCCACCACATTTTTAGTTGTTCAAGATGCTTGTATTGTCGGAACCATTATTGCTCCTGGATTAACCACAGCTTTAAATGGTTTAATTAGTAATGCTGCTTTATTACAAAATTTTCACTATGAAAAATCAGACAAAATAATTGGTAAAAACACAGTTGATGCCATTAATCTTGGAGCCTATAATGCTCATTTGTGAATGACAACTGCTGTTATTAACAATTTACGCAAAAACTTTAAAATTGGTCAAGTAATTTACACTGGAGGTAACTCCCTAGTCTTTGAAACTGAAATAGCTAATGGGCTAGGAAAATTTAATGAACAATTAATTTTTGAAGGAATTGTGGCAATTGCTAAAAACATTACTAATTAA
- the coaD gene encoding pantetheine-phosphate adenylyltransferase, with protein MKAIYPGSFNPFHEGHLQILKKARKIFDLVYLVISKNIFKDITPDLESRIAAIKASTSGMTGVEIIINEDKLTAELAAELGVDFIIRGIRDKDDLEYEMEISDANKTLNPGLETVIFIADSPTRKISSTRLKEIQAYRKG; from the coding sequence ATGAAAGCAATCTATCCAGGTAGTTTTAACCCCTTCCATGAGGGACACTTACAAATCTTAAAAAAGGCTAGAAAAATCTTTGACTTAGTTTACTTAGTTATTAGTAAAAACATTTTTAAAGATATTACCCCAGATTTGGAGTCACGAATTGCTGCAATTAAAGCTAGTACCTCTGGAATGACAGGGGTTGAAATTATCATCAATGAAGACAAGCTAACTGCAGAGTTAGCTGCAGAATTAGGGGTTGACTTTATTATTAGAGGAATTAGAGATAAAGATGATCTTGAATATGAAATGGAAATTTCAGATGCTAATAAAACCTTGAATCCTGGTTTGGAAACTGTTATTTTTATAGCAGATAGTCCAACTAGAAAAATCTCATCAACTCGTCTTAAAGAAATACAAGCATATAGAAAAGGATAA
- the pta gene encoding phosphate acetyltransferase, which translates to MFWIKEIKSELQKSTKKMKLVFPEGKEDKIIEVANRLQTEGLADVAVLFGTEAEIPNNLVAGIKTIAIKNNINQEMLNLLLTIRKGRLEEDEATLLVQKRNYYGAMLVQMGLADAMVCGLNYSTADTLRPALQIIKTHEDYSIASSVFVMTKGEEQYIFTDCALNVDPNSKHLSDIALMAANFAKDLKFTDIEVAMLSYSTVGSGSGPMVDKVSKAVNRLKAHNEPGLLFEGEMQFDCAYDQATRNKKYPKCKFKNAHPDIYVFPDLNAGNIGYKIAQRMGGFEAAGPFILGLKKPVNDLSRGATVEDIYQTSILTIYQALQKEAK; encoded by the coding sequence ATGTTTTGAATCAAAGAAATTAAAAGTGAATTACAAAAATCTACAAAAAAAATGAAATTAGTTTTTCCAGAGGGAAAAGAGGATAAAATTATAGAGGTAGCCAACCGCTTGCAAACTGAGGGTCTTGCTGATGTGGCTGTGTTATTTGGAACTGAAGCTGAAATTCCCAATAATTTAGTGGCTGGAATTAAAACAATTGCTATTAAAAATAATATTAACCAAGAGATGTTAAATTTATTACTAACTATCAGAAAAGGTAGATTAGAAGAAGATGAAGCCACTCTTTTAGTTCAAAAAAGAAATTATTATGGGGCAATGTTAGTGCAAATGGGTTTAGCAGATGCTATGGTCTGTGGGTTAAATTACTCAACCGCAGATACTTTAAGACCTGCACTACAAATTATTAAAACTCATGAAGATTATTCAATTGCTTCTTCAGTCTTTGTGATGACAAAAGGTGAAGAACAATACATCTTTACAGATTGTGCTTTAAATGTTGATCCAAATTCAAAACATTTATCTGATATTGCTTTAATGGCTGCAAACTTTGCCAAAGATCTAAAATTTACAGATATTGAAGTGGCAATGTTAAGTTATTCAACAGTTGGTTCAGGTTCTGGTCCAATGGTTGATAAAGTTAGCAAAGCTGTTAACCGTTTAAAAGCACATAATGAACCCGGATTGCTTTTTGAGGGAGAAATGCAATTTGACTGTGCCTATGATCAAGCCACTAGAAACAAAAAATACCCAAAATGTAAATTTAAAAATGCCCATCCAGATATTTATGTCTTCCCAGATTTAAATGCTGGAAACATAGGTTATAAAATAGCACAAAGAATGGGTGGTTTTGAGGCTGCAGGTCCATTTATTTTAGGATTAAAAAAACCTGTCAATGATTTATCTAGAGGTGCCACAGTTGAAGATATTTACCAAACATCAATTTTAACAATTTATCAAGCTTTACAAAAGGAGGCAAAATAG